A window of Nocardia arthritidis genomic DNA:
AGAAGGGAACCCTAGCCACCCACTGTGCAGAGAAGCCGCGCCAAATGTGGAGATTCCGTGTGCGGATCACACGGGACGGGCCTCGTGCTCGATCCCGGCGTGCTCGGCGCCGCGCCGGAACCGCAGCAACCGCAACGCATTCGCCACGACCAGCAGCGTCGAACCCTCGTGGATGAACACCGCGGGCCCGATCGGCAGGCCGAGCAGCGTGGCGGGCACCAGCGCCGCGACGATCAGCAGCGAAAACGCCAGGTTCTGCCGGATGACGCGCGCGGTCCGCCTGCTCAGCGCCACCGCGAACGGCAGCCTGCCGATATCGTCGACCATCAGCGCCACATCGGCCGTCTCCAGCGCCACCGCGGATCCGCTCGCCCCCATCGCGATGCCGACCGAGGCGTGCACCATCGCGGGCGCGTCGTTCACCCCGTCACCGACCATCGCGGCGCCCATCCGCCCGCCGATTTCGCCGATCTTGGTGACCTTGTCCTCGGGCAGCAGCCCGCCGTGCGCCGCGTCCAAGCCCATATCGCGGGCGACCGCATCGGCGACCCGCTGGTTGTCGCCGGAGATGAGCACCACCTCCGCGATCCCCAATGACCGCAGCATCGCGACCACCGGCGCCGCCTCGGCGCGCGGCACATCCATCACACCGACCACGCCCAGATAGGCGCCACCGCTGCGCACGATCATCGTGGTGCGGCCCCGCTCGTGCAGTTCGTCCATCGCCAGCACGATCGCGGGCGGCAGGCCATCGGGATCCAACTCCTCGAACATGGTCCTATTGCCGACCTCGGTCGCCCGTCCGTCCACCAAGGCCGTAATACCGCGCCCGGTAACGGAATTCACCGAATCAGCGGTCCGCTCGGCCGTCACCAGCGGCCCCAGATCCCTGGTGATCGCGGTGGCCAGCGGATGGTCGCTGTACGACTCGACCGCGTACAGCGTGGCGATCAGCTCGTCCCGCAGTTCCGCACGCGCGGGCACGATATCGGTGACGCGCGGCTGACCCCAGGTCAGCGTGCCGGTCTTATCGAAGGCGATGGAGCGAACGCGCCCAAGGGTTTCCAGCGGTCCGCCGCCCTTCGCGAGCACACCGGCCTGCGCGGCGCGGGCGATCCCGGCCAGCACCGCACTCGGCGTCGCGATGGCCAGCGCGCACGGGCTGGCGGCCACCAGCACCACCATCGCCCGGTAGAAGCTGTCGGCGAACGGCTCGCTCAACGCGAAGACCCCGACGCCGAGCACCGCCGCGACACCGACCAGAACCGCTGGGACATAGAAGATTTGGAATCGGTCGAGGAACCGCTGTGTCGGCGACTTCTGGGTATCGGCCTCCCGGACCATGGTGATCACCCGCGCCAGCATGCTGTCGCGCGCCAGGCTGGTCACCAACACATCCAGTGCGCCGGACCCGTTCAATGTCCCGGCGAACACCCGATGCCGTTCCGGCACAGTGGAATCGCTCGCCAGCAGCGCGGCGGGGTCGGCGGCCGGGCTCTTCTCCACCGGAATGCTCTCGCCCGTCACCGAGGACTCGTCGACACCGCTGGTCCCGGCGACCACGACACCGTCCGCGGGTGGACGCGAATTCGGCAGCACCACAACGACATCGCCGATCGCCAGCTCGTCCACCGGCACCTCGGTCACCGTGTCACCGCGCCGCACCAGCGCCGTACTCGGGGCCAGCTCGGCCAGCGCCTCGATGGACCGCTTCGCCCGCCCCATCGCGTATTCCTCCAGCGCGTGCCCGAGGCTGAACAGGAACAGCAGCACCGATCCCTCGGCCCACTTGCCGACCAGCGCCGCGCCGACCGCGGCGACCAGCATCAGGAAGTCCACCTCGAACCGCCCGCGCCGCACGGTGGCCAGCGCGGTCCGGACGGTGAAGAACCCGCCGAACACATAGGTGGCGGCAAACAGCGTCAGAGCCAACCAGCCCGGCGCGTCCACCAGATATTTCGCCGTCATACCGCCCGCATAGGTGACACCGGAGGCGATGGCGGCGATCAGCTCCGCGCGCTCACCGAGCGGGCCGCTGTGCGCGTCCGTGCTTTCTTGATCGCGTTTCGTCATGAGGCGATTATATGCATAGATTGCAATATCTAGATAGATGGTTGTTTTATGGCTTCGCCGCACCCCTGATCGCCACCGAGCCGTTGCCGTACCGGGATCCGGCGAAACCGAAATACCGGTCGCGATCCGGGACAATCAAGGGATCTCCACCATCGCCCACTCGCCGGGTGTGCCCCACTCGCTGGACGAAGGACACCGATATGGTCGTTCCGGGGATTCGTTGCATGCTGGCGGCGGCCGTCGCGGCGCTGATCACGATCGGTCCGTGCGGTTCGGCGGCGGCACAGCAGACCGTCGCCCTCGGCGGGGGCTCCGGCATCCTGGTCGGGTCGAGCACCGCATGCACCCTCAC
This region includes:
- a CDS encoding heavy metal translocating P-type ATPase; this encodes MTKRDQESTDAHSGPLGERAELIAAIASGVTYAGGMTAKYLVDAPGWLALTLFAATYVFGGFFTVRTALATVRRGRFEVDFLMLVAAVGAALVGKWAEGSVLLFLFSLGHALEEYAMGRAKRSIEALAELAPSTALVRRGDTVTEVPVDELAIGDVVVVLPNSRPPADGVVVAGTSGVDESSVTGESIPVEKSPAADPAALLASDSTVPERHRVFAGTLNGSGALDVLVTSLARDSMLARVITMVREADTQKSPTQRFLDRFQIFYVPAVLVGVAAVLGVGVFALSEPFADSFYRAMVVLVAASPCALAIATPSAVLAGIARAAQAGVLAKGGGPLETLGRVRSIAFDKTGTLTWGQPRVTDIVPARAELRDELIATLYAVESYSDHPLATAITRDLGPLVTAERTADSVNSVTGRGITALVDGRATEVGNRTMFEELDPDGLPPAIVLAMDELHERGRTTMIVRSGGAYLGVVGVMDVPRAEAAPVVAMLRSLGIAEVVLISGDNQRVADAVARDMGLDAAHGGLLPEDKVTKIGEIGGRMGAAMVGDGVNDAPAMVHASVGIAMGASGSAVALETADVALMVDDIGRLPFAVALSRRTARVIRQNLAFSLLIVAALVPATLLGLPIGPAVFIHEGSTLLVVANALRLLRFRRGAEHAGIEHEARPV